GTGGCGAGGTGTCCGCCACTGACGCGGATACCATGGTCTTCACCTCGGCTGAGGGTTACTCCGGTCCCGCATCGGTGGTCTTTGAAGTCACCGACGGCTCCGGACCCGATGATCCCGACGGTCTGAAATCGACGCTGAGCGCAGGCATCACTGTTCTGCCGGATCCCGAAGAGAACCTGCCGCCCACCCTTGCAGGCAACACCCTGGAGGCCGCGCAGGGGGAAGCCGCGGCCACACTGGACCTGCGGCAGGCGGCGTCGGACCCTAACCCTGAGGACGTTCCGAATCTCGAATTTGCCCTTACCAAGTCCACCATCGACGGTGTGCAGGTATCTCTGAACGGCAGCGTTCTGAGCGCGAAGGCTGATGCCGATGCTCCGAAGGGCAACGCTGGATCCGTGACCGTATCCGTGTCCGATGGAACCAATGAGCCGGTTTCAGCGGTGGTCGACATCATTGTCCTGGCCACAGACCGCCCGCTGCCGGTGGCCAATGACGACGTCGTTCCGGAGGCCGAATCCGGAAAGCCCGTGACGGTGAACGTGCTGGAGAACGACGTCAACCCGTTCCCGGATGAGCCGTTGAAGATCATTTCAGCCGCAACGAGCACCGGTCAGGGATCAACGTCCGTGAATGGTTCGTCCATTGAGATCACGCCGGCGCAGGAATTCGTTGGCACCATGACGGTGACCTACCGGGTCCAGGACCGCACCGGTGATCCTGAGCGTGAAGTGGATGGACAGGTGCTGCTCACGGTCAAGAGCACCCCCGATGCGCCGCTGACCCCGGTGGTGGAACGGACCGGTGATCAGCTGGTGGTGCTCTCCTGGGACCCACCGGCGAACAACGGTTCAGCCATCACCGGCTACACCGTCACGGCCGCAAACTTTAGCCAGCAATGTTCATCGACCACCTGTGAGCTCAAAGGCTTGACCAACAACGTTGAGTACACGTTCACCGTGGTCGCGGCCAACGCGCTGGGTGAGTCCGAGCCGTCGTCGCCATCGGCCGTTGCCCGCCCGGACGTTCGCCCGGAGGCGCCAGCGGCGCCGGTCCTGACATTGGGCGATAGCAAGATCGCTGTCAGCTGGAACGTCCCCGTATCCAAGGGGTCGCCGGTCAAGGCGTACAACCTGGAGATTTCTCCCGCGCCGGCCAATGGAGTCACCCAGAAAACCGGTGTCACCGGGACATCTGTTTCGTGGGGCGGGCTGACCAACGGTACGGCCTACCAGATCAGGGCTCAGGCTGTTAACGATGCGTCCGAACCGTCAGATTGGAGCCCGGTCTCTGCCGCCGAAACTCCCGCCGGGCCGCCTGCGGCGCCACTGGCACCGCGAGCAGACCGCAATACGGATGCCGTCAATGGTGGTTCCATTGTGGTCTCCTGGAAGGCGCCCGCCAACAACGGGGCACCGCTCCAGAGCTACGATGTGCGTGTCTACCGGGATGGAAGCCTGGATTCCGGTCAGTCGCGCAGCGTCGCTGCTGGCAATACCGGCCTCACACTCACGGGTTTGAACAAGAGCTCCAATTACCGCTTTGCTGTTCTTGCCAAGAACAAGGCCGGAGCATCCGGGGCGAGTGCGCAGTCAGGGGCAGTGGTTCCCTTCGGCATTCCCGGCGCAGTGGGTCAGGTATCGGCGAAGGCCACGGGCGAGGACGGTCGCGCGAAACTGAATTTTAGCGCCCCAGCGGCCAATGGCAGTGCTATCAGGGATTACCAGGTCAGTGTCAACGGCGGTAGCTGGCAAGGCTATGGCGGTCCGGGGAGTGCGGTCAATGGCCTGTCCAACGGCAACTCGTACTCGTTCCGGGTCCGTGCGAGAAACGAAGCGGGACCTGGGCCGGCCAGCGGCCCCTCCAATGCGGTGACCCCGTTCGGTCCCCTTCGTAATGCCTCGAATATCGGCAGCTCCGTCAACGGGTTCAAGGTGACATTCACCTGGGAGAAGAACGGATCTGCGTATGCCAACGGAAAACCTGGCGGCGCCACCGTCAAGGTAAGCGTCGATGGCAACTCTGTAACGAACTCGGGCTCCTGGTCCGGGGGTAATAGCCCCGAGGATCGACACGACATTCGGATCGACGTCTGCCGCGGTGGTGGTGACTGCCGGACTTTCACTGCCTCTGAGCGCTCGGCATCACCTACGTTGACCCTGAAACAGGGGAAGGACACTGGGTACATCATGCGACCGAATCCCGACGGCGACCCCGTCTGTGGCGACAGTAAGTGCAACTACTACCACATGGTGGCGGAGCTCCTTCCGCCAAACACCATGGTCACTTTCCATTGCTACACGGAAGGGACCGGAGACATCGGTGCTGACCGTACAGTGAAAACCAGTTCGCGTGGCTATGCCGAAATCGGTTCCGGTTGTCTCATCGAGCGGGAAGACTCGGAGAACTACAACGAGGACTGGAATGGATTCTTCTTCAGGGTAACCACCGGAGACCGGTCCTGGGAGTCGAACCATAGGATTTGGTAGGAGACAACTGCCCATCGAGGAGTAGGTGTTTACTCGCTAGAATACTCAAGGCCCTATTGTGGCCGGGCGCGGGCCCGGCCGCATCGAAGACGTGAAGGAACAAACACTATGGCGATGACCGCTGAGCAGGCTACCTGGTTTGCCGGAACCTTTGACAAGCTAGTGGGCAACGTTGGCCAAGCCATTTTGGGGAAGTCACACGTGATACGCCTCATCCTCACAGCCATGCTCACGGACGGCCACGTCCTGCTCGAGGACGCCCCCGGGACCGGTAAAACCATGCTGGCCCGGTCCCTCGCCGCCACGGTTCAGGGATCACATTCCCGCATCCAGTTCACCCCTGACCTGCTGCCGTCGGACGTCACGGGCATCACCGTGTATGACCAGAAGACTCAGGTGTTCGAGTTTCACAAGGGCCCGATCTTCGCGAACATCGTGCTGGCCGATGAAATCAACCGTGCGTCGCCCAAAACACAGTCGGCGCTGCTGGAGGTCATGGAGGAATCCCGGGTCACCGTGGACGGTGTCACCCATTCCAACCCGCGTCCCTTCATGGTCATCGCCACCCAGAACCCGATCGAGCAGGCGGGAACCTACCGCCTCCCCGAGGCGCAGCTGGACCGCTTCCTCATCAAGACGCACATCGGCTACCCGGACCACGCCTCAACCGTAGAGCTCCTCGGTGGTGCCGCTACGCGTGACCGCTCACTGGCACTGACGCCCATCATCACCACGCAGGCGGTCAACGACATGGCTGACCTCGCGGCCACCACTCACGTGGACCCGGCCATTCTCGAATACATCTCCCGGCTCACCGAAGAAACCCGCAACGCTCCCGAGAGCCGCCTCGGCGTCAGCGTCCGTGGTGCCCTGGCCATGGTCCGTGCAGCGAAGGTATGGGCTGCCAGCCAAGACCGCAACTATGTCCTGCCAGATGACGTGAAGGAACTGGCGCCCTACGTCTGGACTCACCGATTCGTCATGGACCCCGAGGCCGAATTTGCCGGTGCTACCGCCGAAGCTGTCCTCAAGAGAGTTCTGGCGGACGTCTCAGCTCCGCAGCAGCGCGCTGGCGTCTAGGCCGAGCACCAACACACCATGAGTACTTCAACGGATACACGGCGCCGGTTTCACCCCTCGTCCCTGTGGGCGGAGGGCGCCGGTGTTGCGAGGGAATACCTGCAGCCTGCGGGCACCAGAGCGTCCGCTATCTGGACTAGACGACTCCAACCGTTCATCGGCGTCGTCAGCCCCCTGGGATGGGTATTGATTGCCGTTGTCCTCATTCTTGGTGTTCCCGGGCTGATCTTCACCTGGGCGGAAGCGATCGCCGTGGCCGTCATTAGTGTCTCACTGCTGATCCTTGCCGTGGTTTTCATCATCGGCCGGTCCTCCTACGGTGTGGACCTGGATCTGGCACGCACCCGTGTGGCCGTGGGCGACCATGCGGTAGGCAGCGTCTCGGTGTCAAACACCTCCAATAAAGCACTGCTCCCGGCCTCTCTCGAACTGCCGGTAGGCGGCGCAACCGCTATCTTTCACCTGCCGCGGATGAAACCGGAACAGGTCCACGAAGACCTGTTCACCATTCCCACGCAACGCCGCGCCGTCATTGTCGTTGGCCCGGTCCGCTCCGTGCGCTCGGATCCCTTGAGCCTGATGCGACGGCAGGTCCGGTGGACGGAACCGACGGACCTCTTTGTTCACCCCCGTACCACGCCACTTGGGGGTTCGGCAGCCGGTTTCATCAAGGACCTGGAGGGTTTACCCACGCGCGAACTCTCCAGTGCCGACGTCTCATTCCATGCCCTGCGCGACTACGTCCCAGGCGATGATCGCAGGCACATTCACTGGAAAACGACGGCTCGCACCAACAAGCTCATGGTCCGCCAGTTCGAGGAGACGCGAAGGTCCCATCTCGCCGTCGCGCTGTCCACCCAACCCGCAGAATATGACGACGCAGCAGAATTTGAGCTCGCCGTATCAGTGGCCGGATCGATCGGGCTGCAGGCTATCCGTGAGCAGCGGAACCTCAACGTGCTGACGCAGGGCGGCCCCCTGCGCTCCGAAACCGGTAGGAATCTTCTTGACGAGCTGACCCGAGTGGACGGGCACACCGGCCGCACCACCGCGGTGGATCTGGCCCGAATGACAGCCGATGCCGTGCCGAATGCGTCCGTCGTGTTTTTCGTCTTGGGTCCGCAGGTCACGCCCAGACAGCTGCGCAGCGCTGCGGCGTCCGTACCTCCAGGAATTCGCTGTATCGCCGTCCGCTGCAAAAGTGGACAGGAACCGGCGCGGGCCAGCATCGGAGACCTCACGGTCGTTTCACTCGGCGAACTCGATGATCTTGCTCTGGTTTTGCGGAAGGCGGCCGCATGAGTGCCACGCGCGCCCCGGAAAAGCAGACCAGCCGGCGTTCTGAGCGAACGGGCAGGCGGCGCACCAGCAGTAGACAACAGCTGATCGACACCGGCGTGCTGATCCTCGCACTCAGCCTAGGTGTCCTTGGTTTTGGAACCGCCTTCGGTTCAGATGCGCGCTATCTGCTCGCCGGCATGGGCGGCGTCGTCATGGGGCTTGCCATCGCGTGGACTTCCGCCCGATTCCGGCTGGGTCTGTGGAGTACTGCTGGCATCGTCTGTGGAACTTACCTGCTGCTGGGTAATGCTCTGGCAGCGCCGTCGGAATCATTCCTCGGCTTTCTGCCCACTCTGGAGTCTTTGCGGGTTCTCATCCTCGGTGTCGTCACCTCGTGGAAAGACATCTTGACCGTGGCCGCGCCCGTGGGCATATCGCGGGGGATGCTGATCGTGCCCTTCCTGAGCGCGCTGCTGACCTCCGTCGTCGCCGGTCTCCTGGCGTGGAGGGTGCGCACCCCATACTGGGTGCTCCTGCCGGTCATCGCGCTGTTCGGTGCCAGCATCATTTTCGGAACCAACCGCGCCAGTCTGCCCGAGCTTCGGGGCATCATGCTCATCGTGGCCATGCTCGCCTGGCTCGCCTACCGTCGCGACATCGCCAGAACGGACAACGGCACGCGCGTATCGGGGAATCCGGCATCCAGCGACGCCACGGCCACCCGAAGTGGAACGGTCCGCCGGCTCGGCTACGGTGCCGCGATGGTGGCCGGCGCAACGGCCATCACCGTTCTGGCCGTCCCGCTCCTCACCTCCCATGGCCAACGGCAAGTGCTGCGCGACGTCGTCGTTCCTCCCGTTGAACTCTTTGACTATCCCAGCCCGCTCATGGATTTCCGGCAGTACGTGAAGACCAACGAGGACAAGACGCTGTTCACCGTGGACGGTCTGCCAGAGGGCGAAAGAGTTCGCCTCGCCGCGCTGGACGCTTACAACGGCGTCGTCTACAACGTGAACCCCCAGGCGGCGGGCAATTTTGCGCGGGTCGGTGATGCTCAGCAGCTTGGGGCCTCCAACCGCGCCACCGATGGCACCAGCGCCACACTGGACATCAACATTAAGGAGTACGACGGCGTGTGGCTACCTTCCGGTGGTCAGTTGGAGGGCATCGCCCTCAGCGGTCCGCGCGAAGGGTCCTTGGAAAAGGCCCTCTATTACAACGACGACGCTCGCACAGCCCTGTCCACGATCGGTTTGCAGGAGGGCGACAGCTACCAGGTCAACGTGACTTTCCCTGATTTTCCGACGGACGAGCAGCTCGCTCAGTATGACTTCGCGGGCTTGAACCTTCCGCGGGTGGAGAGCGAGCCACCGATCATTGCCAGCCGTGCCACGGAGTACGTTGGTGCTGCCTCCAAGCCTATTGAGCGGGTGCGCCGGCTGCAGCAGGTGCTACATTCGCAGGGGTATTTCAGCAACGGTAAGGACGGCGAGCCGCCCTCGCTTCCCGGACACGGTGCCAAACGTATGACCACCCTGCTCGATGCCGAACAGATGGTGGGCGATGACGAACAGTACGCCGTCGCCATGGCTCTGATGGCCCGAAAACTGAATATTCCTGCTCGCGTGGTGATGGGCTTCTATCCAGATTGGGACGACGTGAAGAACCCTGGCGGCACCATTGCCATCAAGGGTAAGGACGTCCACGCGTGGGTTGAAGTTGCCTTCGATGACGCGGGCTGGATTCCCTTTGACCCGACGCCGGATGAGGACAACGAGCCGATCCCGCCGCAGCAGCAACCGAAGTCCACGCCCAAACCCCAGGTTCTGCAGCCGCCACCGCCGCCTCAGGAACCGGCCGAATTGCCGCCGGACTCGGCTCCCGAGCCACAGGACGCCGACAAGAACGACAAGGATTTCTGGGCCATCTGGGGTCCTCTGGTGCGGCTGATCGGTATTGCCATGATCCCTGTGGGGATTATTCTGATCCCGCTGCTGCTGATCCTTTTGCTCAAAACCCGACGTCGCAAGAGGCGTTCTCGGGAGGGCATGCCGTCCCAGCGTGTGGGAGGCGGTTGGAAGGAAGTTCTCAGTTTCGCCACGGACATGGGCGCCAGCGTTAATACGAAGGCCACCCGCCGGGAGAGCGCACGGAACCTCAAGGAATCCTTCCCTGCCAGTTCTGTCGTCACCACCAGATTGGCTCACCGCGCGGACGCGGGGATCTTTGGTGCGAGTGAGCCCTCCGAGGCCGAAGTCCAAGAGTTCTGGCAGCACGTTGAATCATCCCTGGACGAGATGAGCGGTACGGTCGGATTCTGGAAGCGTCAGCGTGCCAGGTATTCTCCGCGTTCGCTGTTTCAAGACGCCCGGAACAGGACGGTCCGCGGACGACGGCCAACGTCGGCGCGTCGTCGTGACCGGTCGGCCAGGGGCGACGCCGGGAAGCCAACTGGGGAGGATGAACAGTGACGCTGGAGGTCGAATGCCCGCGGTGCCGTACTACAGTGGCTGCAAAGGCACCCTATTGTGTAGCATGCGGTGCACAGCTCCCACGGCGAGGAAACGCTGATGTGATTCCCCATGATCAGGAAGGCGATGCGCGGATGAACCACATGCTGGGCAACGCTTCGGCGGGTAAGCGTCTGCTGGCCAAGATCCTGGATTCAGTGCCACCAACGGTGATCATGGTGATCTTCATGGGCATCGGCGTTTCGTCGATTTCCACCACTCAGACCTCCGCGGCGTATGCCACGGTTGATCTGACGTTATTTCTGGTCATGTCCGGTCTGACCAGCCTTCTGGTTCTGGGGTACTGGATCTGGATGTGGGGATGGGAAGCAAAAGCCGGAAAGACTCTCGGCAACCTGATCATGGGCATCAAAACGGCTAACGAAAAGGGCCTGCCCGCAGGCTGGGGCTCCATTTTTGTTCGCAATCTCATCATTGGGCTCAGCGGAGTTGTTCCGGTGGTCGGATTTACTCTGATCATGATCTCCAATCTCTGGGATCCCAACAACAAACGGCAGGGCTGGCACGACCGCATCGCCCGCACACTCGTTTTCGACGTCCGCAACGGCAGAGACCCGCTCACCACTGGGGGAGCAGAAGGACCAGCTTCCTTTGCGCCGGTTCAGCCAACTTCACCACCGCTGCAGCACGTGGGCTCACCCATTGCAGGCGCTGTTCACGAGCCGAGGAGGACCTCCGCCGTCACCGAAAGCGTGACAACGCCGGACCCAGCGTCACTCACCACGGACCCAGAACCACCGTCAGACGGGGCTGGCAAACACCATGGGACGCCGTCGACTTCCGTGATCAGCAGTGTGCCAGGATTCGGCCCGCCGCCGGAGCCCCAGCCCACAGCGGAGGCTCATCCCGACGACGACGTCGATGCCACGCGCGTATCCTCGAAAAGACCGGCTCCAAGTGCCCTCGTGCTCGTGTTCGATGATGGAGATGATGTCGAAGTGGCAGCCGAGGCGCTTATCGGCCGCAATCCATCGAATCAAGGCGGGGAAAGTGTCGGGCAACTCATTGCCGTGGCTGATCAGGGGCGGTCAGTCTCCAAGACGCACGTACATCTTCGACGTGAGGGGAGCGGAGTCTGGGTGACAGACCGCAATTCCACCAACGGTACGTCCATTAGCGGTACCGACGGCATCCGTAATCAAGTCCCTGGAGGGGAGACGCTCATGGCTGAAGTAGGATCCACAGTGCACTTTGGTGACCGCAGTTTTGTGGTGGGCCCCCGATGAGTACTGACGTGAGTGTTTCCAAACGCCGGGTGCCATCGCTGACTTATGGCTACGGTACGGACCGGGGGCTGAAGCGGGAACTGAACGAGGATTCGCTGATCGCCTCGGATCCGGTCTTTGCTGTTGCGGACGGCATGGGCGGTCATGAGGCAGGCGAGGTCGCGAGCGGAATCTGCGTACGTACGCTCGGGGACAGCCCGGTGGTGGGGACACGGTGTCCGCAGTTCTCGGCAGCGGACATCCATGACCTACTGCAGCTTGCCGATCAGCGCATCCGTGAGGCAACGGGAGGCCGCGCAGGCACCACGGTGTCCGGTGTCATGCTTGTCGAGGAATCTGAGAGTCCGTACTGGCTTTTCTTCAACGTCGGTGATTCTCGGACCTACCGGCTCAGCCAAGGTGTCTTTGAGCAGGTCACGGTGGATCACTCGGAAGTCCAGGAGCTGGTGGACATCGGACGAATCACGGAGGCTGAGGCGCAGATCCACCCGAGGAGACACGTGGTCACCCGCGCGCTGGGTACGGGGAGCGAGACGGAGCCGGACTTCTGGCTGATGCCCGTTGAGGAAGGCGACCGCATCATGGTCTGCTCGGATGGGCTCACCGGTGAGGTCAGCGCTGAACATATTCGGGACCTGCTGAGCAATATCGGCGACCCACAGATGACCACGGACTCGCTGATTGACGCCGCGCTTCGTTCTGGTGCACGCGATAATGTGAGTGTCATTGTCATTGACGCCTCTGGGATTGACCGGGATCCTGCGATCACGGCCAGAACGGATGATGACTCAGAGGACACTATCCCGAGAAGGCCTTCGACGCCGAAGGTTTCCTCCGCGGATCAGCCCACGGAGTCCGGTACCGCGTCCAATGACGCCGGAGACCGCCGATGAGCCTGCTCTCCTATGCTTCCGGGCCGTGGTACTGCCTGGTCCGCACGGAGACGGTGGTCTTGCTTCCACCCGAGACCGGCCGTGACATGGTGAATACGGTGTGGGAGGCGCTCGCTCATGGTTCAGGGGTGGAGCGCGTCCTCTCTGTTCTGTCTGGTGATTTCAGCAATGGTTGGTCTGCTGTGCCGCCCTTCGCCGTCGTCTCCTATACCGGCGGGCTCCACGTCCTACTCAGGGGCGCAGTGCAACTCACTGCTAACGCCGGGACCATTCAGGCGAATGTCTCGGGCCAGGGCGTCTCGACCTGGAGTGAGCGGGTTCTCGACCCTCAGGACAGCTGGACGTTGCACCTACCTGGTGCGGCGTCGTCCACCGGGGAAGAACCGTTGCCGCTCGTGGCAGGGGTCGTGATGGCTTCAGCGGTCATGGCTGTGTCAGACGCCGACGCCGACGCCGACGCCGAGGCTGATGCCGACGCCGACGCCGGTGAAGAAACGATTCATCCGGGTCTCTTTACAGCCGCGCCCGCCGAAGAGCCGGCAGAGGTTTCCGACGAAGAGCCAGCAGAGGTTTCCAATGCGGTGGAGAACACCTCCGGTTATGACCATCTGTGGGACCAGACGGTCATGCGCCGCGTCGAGGATGCTGCTGTGCGTCCCGAAGATGAAAACGAAACCGAAGACGACGACGTGGAGCCGGCGGGGGAGCGCACCGACTCGGAGGACAACGGCGCTGTGGAACCAGAACCGGATCTCGTTGCGGGCGCACCGGCTGCTTCGGTAGCACCGGCAATTGCGGCGCCGGTTGCAGGCCTGTCCACCGGTCTCATCGACTCCGTACCGTGGGCGCGCCGCCCTGAAAGCACGCCGCAGGAGTCACCTTCGTCCCGTCCCCCGAAGGACACTGGGGCTGTGCCGACGTCGGACCTGCTGGGTGATCACGACGGCGAAACTGTTATGAAAAGGGACCTCCCCACAGACCAGGGCGACGACGCATCTGGGCACTCTGCGGAGCAGAAAGAATCTCGGCCGGCCACCGGGCCCACCGTTCTGGCACGCCTATGCCCGGCCGGACATGCGAACGCACCCACCGTTTCGATCTGCAGCATATGCGGGCGGACGGTAGACGGTGACACCAGCCAGGTCAGGCGTCCAAGCCTGGGACGGATGCGGGCATCCACGGGTGAGGTCTACGAGCTGGATTCCTCCTTGATCGTGGGCCGTCAACCATCGGTTTCCCGTGTTCAGGGCAGCGTGATGCCTCGTCTGGTTCAGGTCACCAGCGAATCGGGGGACATCTCACGCTCCCATGTGGAAATCCGTCTTGAGGGTTGGCACGTCATGCTGTGCGATCTGCGTGCCACCAACGGCACCGTCCTCATCCGGTCGGGTCAGCCGCCACGGCGTCTGGGTGAAGGGGAGATGGCGATTTTGCTCGACGGCGACGTCGCTCAGCTAGGCCAAGACGTTTCGCTGCGGTTTGAGGATCTTCGATGAGTCGAAAACGCTCAGCAGCACCGCCGCCGGGAATCCCAGGATTCCGCTATATCAGCTTGCTCGGATCCGGCGGTTTCGCAGATGTGTACCTGTATGAACAGGACCGTCCACGTCGTCGAGTAGCCGTCAAGGTACTGATCTCGGACCTGCGGACCGAGGGCGCGCGTAAAGCGTTTGAGTCCGAAGCAAACCTCATGGCGCAGCTATCCTCACACCCCTACATCGTGACGATTTTCCAGGCTGACGTTACCGATGATGGGCACTCGTATCTGGCCATGGAGTATTGCTCCCGGCCCAGCCTGGACCTGCGGTATCGCAAGGCGCGGCTCAGCGTGGCTGAAGCCCTGACCGTCGGCATTCAGGTAGCCTCTGCCGTCGAATCAGCCCATCGTGCCGGCATCGTCCACCGGGATATCAAGCCTGCTAATATCCTGGTCACTGACTACAATCGGCCGGCCCTGACGGACTTCGGTATCTCTGGAACCACGGACTCGGCGGTGGACGAGGACCACGGAATGTCCATTCCCTGGTCTCCACCGGAGGCGTTTCGCGGCGGCGGTGCAAATGGCATCAGTATGGATGTCTGGGCACTGGGCGCCACTATCTACACCCTGTTGGCTGGACGGTCACCCTTTGTGTTCCCCGGTATGGACAATTCTCAGCGCACCCTGGTGGACCGCATTGCGACCATGCCGCTGCAGAACACCGGCCGTGATGACGTTCCCCAGTCTTTTGAGTTGGCTCTGTCCACGGCCATGACAAAGTCACCGGATTCCCGGTATTCATCAGCGCACGCCTTTGCGCTGGCACTTCAACGTATCCAGTCGGAGTGTGGCATGTCCGTCACACCGTTCGAGGTGCTTGACGACGCTCCGTACCTGGAAGACCGCGACGACGACGACGAGGACATGACCCGGGTACGGCGCATCACCTCTATTGACCCTGACTCGACAACGTTCGCCCCTACCTTTCCCAAAGCAAACTTCCCTGATCGAAGCGCCGCTCCTGCCCGCAACGAACCAACCGCGCAGGCACAGCCCACTGCGGAGAACACCGCATCCCGCCCAGGATCGGCTACACCAATACCAGAGGATGGCTGGTCCGAGCGGACCGTCATGCGCGGGGGCGACGCCGAATCGGATTCGGTCCGGCTCGACACCACGATCAATCGTCCGGAAAGACAGGACGGGGTCGAAGAGGTCTCATCATCTGAGCGAAAGAAGCGCAACCCAGCTCTGATCGCCGCGGCATCCGTTGCTGTGCTGGCCGCCGTCGTTGTTGGTGTCCTGGCCGTGGTCAATGGCCAGGGTGAGCCCACCCCGGAGGCAACCACAGCTTTTGCTCAGGACCCTTCAGATCCGTTGGTCGGGCTCGAAGGTAACGTTCCACCCGTGGAAGAGCTTAAAGGGGCTATCCAGAAGAACGGTTCTGTATTGTTCACGTGGAAGAACCCCGACCCGCGCGATGGAGACATTTTTCGGTACCGCACGGTTTCAGTCACGGAGTCCGGGAAGTGGGTCAGAACGGACAAACCGCGTGCGGAGGTGCGCCAGAGTCCCGAAGGACAAACGTGCGTCGAGGTACAGGTAACTCGCCGCGACGGCCCAGCTTCCGAACCGGCGCCACAGTGTCTCTAAAACGTGGTTCGGATCGACAGGCTGCAGCGCGCGGCCCGAAAGAAAGAAGGGGTAAGGCATGGGGGAACTAGCCATTGACTACTGTGGGGAATGGTACGAGCCACAGGAAGAGTCAGTCTTTGACATCGGGCGCGAGGGGGAGCTCGAGGTCGATGACAACCCATATTTACACCGCAAGTTCCTCCAGATTGAACGTCAGAACGGCATTTGGTGGCTGAGTAATGTCGGGTCGATGCTCTCCGCAACTGTTGCCGACGTCTCGGGCGGCATGCAGGCCTGGGTTGCCCCCGGTTCTCGGATTCCGCTGGTCTTCGGCCAGACACGTGTGGTTTTCACGGCCGGTCCCACGACGTATGAGTTTGACGTCCACTTGAAGACGCCGGCTTTCAGGCAGGACAGCCCGAACAAGGATGGCGGCGGCGAGACCACCATTGGGCCGGTCCAGTTCACCGATTCTCAGAAGGCGCTGATTGTGGCCTTGGCTGAACCCATGTTGCAACGCGACGGCACCGGCTTCACCTCCATTCCGTCCTCCGCTGCGGCGGCGAAACGGCTGGGATGGGCCCTGACCCGGTTCAACCGCAAGTTAGACAATGTGTGCGACAAACTGGACCGCGTCGGCGTCGCCGGACTGCGTGGCGGCGGGGGCAAGCTCGCCACCAACAGGCGAGCGCGTCTGGTGGAGCATGCGGTCACATCCCAGCTGATTACATCTGAAGACCTCCACCTGCTGGACACCATGAAGGGCGTCGACGAAGGATGAAAATTCGCCTCACGCTCCGCCGTGAGCCGCAGGAACCCAAAGATCTCGCCGTCACCGTTGACGGAATGGCGACTGTGGGAGACGTTGCGCACGAGCTGTACACCGCGGATCCGGGGCGAAGCTCAACATCGGTTCCGGGAAGGCTGT
This region of Arthrobacter roseus genomic DNA includes:
- a CDS encoding AAA family ATPase, translating into MAMTAEQATWFAGTFDKLVGNVGQAILGKSHVIRLILTAMLTDGHVLLEDAPGTGKTMLARSLAATVQGSHSRIQFTPDLLPSDVTGITVYDQKTQVFEFHKGPIFANIVLADEINRASPKTQSALLEVMEESRVTVDGVTHSNPRPFMVIATQNPIEQAGTYRLPEAQLDRFLIKTHIGYPDHASTVELLGGAATRDRSLALTPIITTQAVNDMADLAATTHVDPAILEYISRLTEETRNAPESRLGVSVRGALAMVRAAKVWAASQDRNYVLPDDVKELAPYVWTHRFVMDPEAEFAGATAEAVLKRVLADVSAPQQRAGV
- a CDS encoding transglutaminaseTgpA domain-containing protein — translated: MSATRAPEKQTSRRSERTGRRRTSSRQQLIDTGVLILALSLGVLGFGTAFGSDARYLLAGMGGVVMGLAIAWTSARFRLGLWSTAGIVCGTYLLLGNALAAPSESFLGFLPTLESLRVLILGVVTSWKDILTVAAPVGISRGMLIVPFLSALLTSVVAGLLAWRVRTPYWVLLPVIALFGASIIFGTNRASLPELRGIMLIVAMLAWLAYRRDIARTDNGTRVSGNPASSDATATRSGTVRRLGYGAAMVAGATAITVLAVPLLTSHGQRQVLRDVVVPPVELFDYPSPLMDFRQYVKTNEDKTLFTVDGLPEGERVRLAALDAYNGVVYNVNPQAAGNFARVGDAQQLGASNRATDGTSATLDINIKEYDGVWLPSGGQLEGIALSGPREGSLEKALYYNDDARTALSTIGLQEGDSYQVNVTFPDFPTDEQLAQYDFAGLNLPRVESEPPIIASRATEYVGAASKPIERVRRLQQVLHSQGYFSNGKDGEPPSLPGHGAKRMTTLLDAEQMVGDDEQYAVAMALMARKLNIPARVVMGFYPDWDDVKNPGGTIAIKGKDVHAWVEVAFDDAGWIPFDPTPDEDNEPIPPQQQPKSTPKPQVLQPPPPPQEPAELPPDSAPEPQDADKNDKDFWAIWGPLVRLIGIAMIPVGIILIPLLLILLLKTRRRKRRSREGMPSQRVGGGWKEVLSFATDMGASVNTKATRRESARNLKESFPASSVVTTRLAHRADAGIFGASEPSEAEVQEFWQHVESSLDEMSGTVGFWKRQRARYSPRSLFQDARNRTVRGRRPTSARRRDRSARGDAGKPTGEDEQ
- a CDS encoding PP2C family protein-serine/threonine phosphatase translates to MSTDVSVSKRRVPSLTYGYGTDRGLKRELNEDSLIASDPVFAVADGMGGHEAGEVASGICVRTLGDSPVVGTRCPQFSAADIHDLLQLADQRIREATGGRAGTTVSGVMLVEESESPYWLFFNVGDSRTYRLSQGVFEQVTVDHSEVQELVDIGRITEAEAQIHPRRHVVTRALGTGSETEPDFWLMPVEEGDRIMVCSDGLTGEVSAEHIRDLLSNIGDPQMTTDSLIDAALRSGARDNVSVIVIDASGIDRDPAITARTDDDSEDTIPRRPSTPKVSSADQPTESGTASNDAGDRR
- a CDS encoding RDD family protein; the encoded protein is MIPHDQEGDARMNHMLGNASAGKRLLAKILDSVPPTVIMVIFMGIGVSSISTTQTSAAYATVDLTLFLVMSGLTSLLVLGYWIWMWGWEAKAGKTLGNLIMGIKTANEKGLPAGWGSIFVRNLIIGLSGVVPVVGFTLIMISNLWDPNNKRQGWHDRIARTLVFDVRNGRDPLTTGGAEGPASFAPVQPTSPPLQHVGSPIAGAVHEPRRTSAVTESVTTPDPASLTTDPEPPSDGAGKHHGTPSTSVISSVPGFGPPPEPQPTAEAHPDDDVDATRVSSKRPAPSALVLVFDDGDDVEVAAEALIGRNPSNQGGESVGQLIAVADQGRSVSKTHVHLRREGSGVWVTDRNSTNGTSISGTDGIRNQVPGGETLMAEVGSTVHFGDRSFVVGPR
- a CDS encoding DUF58 domain-containing protein, with amino-acid sequence MSTSTDTRRRFHPSSLWAEGAGVAREYLQPAGTRASAIWTRRLQPFIGVVSPLGWVLIAVVLILGVPGLIFTWAEAIAVAVISVSLLILAVVFIIGRSSYGVDLDLARTRVAVGDHAVGSVSVSNTSNKALLPASLELPVGGATAIFHLPRMKPEQVHEDLFTIPTQRRAVIVVGPVRSVRSDPLSLMRRQVRWTEPTDLFVHPRTTPLGGSAAGFIKDLEGLPTRELSSADVSFHALRDYVPGDDRRHIHWKTTARTNKLMVRQFEETRRSHLAVALSTQPAEYDDAAEFELAVSVAGSIGLQAIREQRNLNVLTQGGPLRSETGRNLLDELTRVDGHTGRTTAVDLARMTADAVPNASVVFFVLGPQVTPRQLRSAAASVPPGIRCIAVRCKSGQEPARASIGDLTVVSLGELDDLALVLRKAAA